The Micromonospora sp. Llam0 genome includes a window with the following:
- a CDS encoding helix-turn-helix transcriptional regulator, producing MRSTTSVTASMYEVIDQRHVVRLRQTHTGRSQPQPAEVICRLKAVDSDGRQWEAAMTPQSGATGESDPTHFGSAVRTLRVGREWSLRDLGERIRFNRGYIGKVEQGDKFPERQFAELADRALDANGFLVAAWRDAAEERRKALATGRLLTASTKDSLNMIAAVEESMDLTDLEQAATQLSIAYLGAAPAPMLRSAVELRGDVLRRLRSRQYRPNELADLYQIAGRLQGILAYAALDLGESAVAMTHADAALVCAENSGDRELRAWARGTQSLIARFDSSYSQALAYVADGLAHSAASASRLRLLCGYAQCKANLGDSAGSNRALDQVQHEREKLIPRASERGIFDFSEAKQHYYAGSSLIWLDEASDADRAAREASEAIRLWENGSEEDRSLDDEALARVYQGTAYLKVGKLDEAAAVVRPVLNLPRERRISWINKRIGRMADMLGAKRFTGTRKADQLRTEIRAFAEVT from the coding sequence ATGCGCAGCACAACAAGCGTCACGGCGTCGATGTACGAGGTGATTGATCAACGACATGTCGTCCGCCTGCGTCAAACCCACACTGGACGAAGCCAACCTCAACCTGCAGAGGTAATCTGTCGCCTGAAGGCTGTAGACAGCGACGGGCGACAGTGGGAGGCCGCGATGACACCACAGTCAGGGGCTACCGGCGAAAGCGACCCGACTCACTTCGGTAGCGCGGTCCGAACACTCCGGGTCGGTCGCGAGTGGTCGCTTCGGGATCTTGGCGAACGGATCCGGTTCAATCGCGGCTACATCGGGAAAGTAGAACAAGGTGACAAGTTTCCTGAACGGCAGTTCGCCGAACTCGCCGACCGGGCACTAGACGCTAATGGTTTCCTGGTGGCAGCATGGCGAGACGCAGCCGAAGAGCGACGAAAGGCGCTGGCGACAGGGCGGCTGCTGACCGCCTCGACCAAAGACTCGCTGAATATGATCGCAGCCGTGGAAGAGTCCATGGACCTGACCGATCTAGAGCAAGCCGCGACCCAGCTTTCGATCGCATACCTTGGCGCCGCTCCAGCGCCGATGCTGCGTTCCGCAGTAGAATTGCGAGGCGATGTCCTACGCCGCCTGCGAAGCCGCCAATACCGGCCGAATGAGCTGGCCGACCTGTATCAGATAGCTGGTCGCCTTCAAGGCATTCTTGCCTACGCCGCTCTCGACCTGGGAGAGTCGGCGGTAGCGATGACACATGCGGATGCGGCGCTGGTATGCGCCGAAAATTCGGGTGATCGTGAGCTCCGAGCCTGGGCGCGGGGAACCCAGAGCCTCATAGCCAGATTTGATAGCAGCTATAGCCAAGCCCTTGCGTACGTCGCGGACGGGCTCGCGCACTCAGCTGCCAGCGCAAGCAGACTTCGCCTGCTATGCGGGTACGCCCAGTGCAAGGCGAACCTTGGGGACTCGGCAGGCAGCAACCGAGCCCTCGACCAAGTGCAACATGAGCGGGAGAAGTTGATCCCGAGAGCCTCGGAGCGCGGGATATTCGACTTCAGCGAGGCCAAGCAGCACTATTATGCCGGCAGCAGCCTGATCTGGCTGGATGAAGCCTCGGACGCAGACCGGGCAGCCCGGGAAGCATCCGAGGCAATTCGCCTTTGGGAGAACGGTTCGGAGGAGGATCGATCGCTAGACGACGAAGCGCTGGCGCGCGTTTATCAGGGCACCGCCTACCTGAAGGTCGGCAAACTGGACGAAGCTGCGGCAGTCGTTCGTCCAGTGCTCAATCTTCCACGGGAGCGCCGCATTTCGTGGATCAATAAACGTATCGGACGCATGGCCGACATGCTCGGTGCCAAGCGATTCACCGGGACTCGGAAGGCCGATCAGTTGCGGACCGAGATCCGTGCCTTCGCCGAAGTCACGTAG
- a CDS encoding GNAT family N-acetyltransferase: MPEVRQETPEDAEAIAGVHVRAWQAGYAGLIPADVLDRLNVAAWAQRRRDVGTADPDQPFRTLVATEGEQIVGFSTYGPYRIDQDRDQLDPTYGEIVSMYVDPTHWGTGVGRVLLSASIAGLTGQGWRAMRLWVLDGNQRARRFYQAAGLRPDGERSVYQVPRSPGQSPVGLDEVRYLARIAGNRILTLAS; this comes from the coding sequence ATGCCAGAAGTCAGGCAGGAGACTCCGGAGGACGCCGAGGCGATCGCCGGGGTCCACGTGCGCGCGTGGCAGGCCGGCTACGCGGGCCTGATCCCCGCCGACGTGCTCGACCGGCTCAACGTCGCCGCCTGGGCGCAGCGCCGCCGCGACGTCGGCACCGCCGACCCGGACCAGCCGTTCCGCACCCTGGTCGCCACCGAAGGCGAGCAGATCGTCGGGTTCAGCACCTACGGCCCGTACCGGATCGACCAGGACCGGGACCAACTCGATCCGACGTACGGCGAGATCGTCAGCATGTACGTCGACCCCACGCACTGGGGCACCGGGGTCGGCCGCGTCCTGCTGTCCGCCTCGATCGCCGGGCTGACCGGGCAGGGCTGGCGCGCGATGCGACTGTGGGTGCTCGACGGCAACCAGCGGGCCCGGCGGTTCTACCAGGCGGCCGGGCTGCGCCCGGACGGGGAACGCAGCGTCTACCAGGTGCCCCGCTCACCGGGGCAAAGCCCGGTCGGGCTCGACGAGGTGCGCTACCTGGCCCGGATCGCCGGCAACCGGATCCTCACCCTCGCCAGTTGA
- a CDS encoding DUF2855 family protein → MAPSWTFAVARDDLTRTVLVDRPAPDPADGEAVLRVDRVGVTANNVTYAVLGDTLRYWRFFPPEPHGLGPDHGLVPLWGFAEVVASRVTGVTAGQRLYGYLPPARHLVVRPGRMDPTGFRDVSEHRSDLPSPYNAYRLTTGDEAYRADEEDLLILYRPLFFTSFMLADHLVDNDCHGASTVVLSSASSKTAYAAAFELRDRGPRLVGLTSPGNVAFTESLGCYDQVLPYNGVAALDRVPTVYLDLSGVPATRAALHAHLGDRLVRDVAVGLTNQTPNADAAGEVFFAPAQMRKRTVDWGRDGLDRRFADAWRRFATIVTGWVDIRVGHGPDALCSTWLEVLAGRTPPRVGHVVQL, encoded by the coding sequence ATGGCTCCCAGCTGGACATTCGCGGTCGCGCGCGACGACCTCACCCGGACCGTCCTGGTCGACAGGCCGGCACCCGACCCCGCCGATGGCGAAGCGGTGCTGCGAGTCGACCGGGTCGGGGTGACCGCGAACAACGTGACGTACGCGGTACTCGGCGACACCCTGCGCTACTGGCGGTTCTTCCCACCCGAGCCACACGGGCTGGGGCCGGACCACGGACTCGTTCCGCTCTGGGGATTCGCCGAGGTGGTCGCGTCGAGGGTCACCGGGGTGACCGCCGGCCAGCGGCTCTACGGCTACCTGCCGCCCGCCCGCCACCTGGTCGTGCGTCCCGGCCGGATGGACCCGACCGGGTTCCGCGACGTCAGCGAACACCGAAGCGACCTCCCGTCGCCCTACAACGCGTACCGGCTGACCACAGGCGACGAAGCGTACCGCGCCGACGAGGAGGATCTGCTGATCCTCTACCGGCCGCTCTTCTTCACCTCGTTCATGCTCGCCGACCATCTCGTCGACAACGACTGCCACGGCGCCTCGACCGTGGTGCTCTCCTCCGCCTCCAGCAAGACCGCGTACGCCGCCGCGTTCGAGTTGCGGGACCGCGGCCCGCGGCTGGTCGGTCTCACCTCACCCGGAAACGTCGCCTTCACCGAGTCACTCGGCTGCTACGACCAGGTGCTGCCGTACAACGGCGTGGCCGCGCTCGACCGGGTACCGACCGTCTATCTCGACCTGTCCGGCGTACCGGCGACCCGCGCCGCCCTGCACGCGCACCTCGGCGACCGGCTCGTCCGGGACGTGGCGGTGGGTCTGACCAACCAGACCCCGAACGCCGACGCCGCCGGCGAGGTCTTCTTCGCCCCGGCCCAGATGCGCAAACGCACCGTCGACTGGGGTCGTGACGGCCTCGACCGGCGCTTCGCCGACGCCTGGCGGCGGTTCGCCACCATCGTCACCGGATGGGTCGACATCAGGGTCGGCCACGGACCGGATGCCCTGTGCAGCACCTGGCTGGAGGTCCTCGCCGGCCGCACCCCGCCCCGGGTGGGCCACGTGGTCCAGCTCTAG
- a CDS encoding alpha/beta hydrolase — MRPTIMSGARPVPGFVTRLCLTVALVAVAGVAAAAPAQAQTNPYQRGPAPTHAILEASRGPFATSQQSVSSLVSGFDGGVIYYPTTTSEGTFGAVAISPGYTASWSSLAWLGPRIASHGFVVIGIETESRFDQPGSRGRQLLAALDYLVDRSPVRTRIDPDRLAVAGHSMGGGGSLEAAVDRPSLRAAVPIAPWNTDKTWTTVAVPTLIVGGEYDTIAPVYSHAKPFYDSIPAWTEKAYLELNGEGHLFPQVPNTELAKQGVAWLKRFVDDDTRYTQFLCPGPSGLAIEEYRSTCPF; from the coding sequence ATGCGTCCCACCATCATGAGCGGTGCGCGTCCCGTCCCGGGCTTCGTGACCCGGCTCTGCCTGACCGTCGCGTTGGTTGCCGTCGCGGGTGTCGCGGCGGCCGCCCCGGCGCAGGCGCAGACCAACCCGTACCAGCGCGGCCCGGCACCCACGCACGCGATCCTGGAGGCCAGCCGCGGCCCGTTCGCCACCAGCCAACAGTCGGTCTCGTCGCTGGTCAGCGGCTTCGACGGCGGGGTCATCTACTATCCGACGACCACCAGTGAGGGAACCTTCGGCGCGGTCGCCATCTCGCCCGGCTACACCGCGAGCTGGTCGAGTCTTGCCTGGCTCGGCCCGCGGATCGCCTCCCACGGTTTCGTGGTCATCGGCATCGAGACCGAGAGCCGGTTCGACCAGCCGGGCAGCCGGGGTCGCCAGCTGCTGGCCGCGCTCGACTACCTGGTCGACCGGAGCCCGGTGCGGACCCGGATCGACCCGGACCGGCTCGCGGTGGCTGGTCACTCCATGGGCGGCGGGGGCAGCCTGGAGGCCGCCGTCGACCGGCCGTCGCTACGGGCCGCGGTGCCGATCGCACCGTGGAACACGGACAAGACCTGGACCACCGTCGCAGTGCCGACGCTGATCGTCGGCGGCGAGTACGACACGATCGCCCCGGTCTACAGCCACGCGAAGCCCTTCTACGACTCGATTCCGGCCTGGACGGAGAAGGCGTACCTGGAGCTGAACGGAGAGGGACATCTCTTCCCACAGGTCCCGAACACCGAGCTGGCCAAGCAGGGGGTGGCCTGGCTGAAACGCTTCGTGGACGACGACACCCGGTACACGCAGTTCCTCTGCCCGGGGCCGTCGGGTCTGGCGATCGAGGAGTACCGCAGCACCTGTCCCTTCTGA
- a CDS encoding acyl-CoA dehydrogenase family protein, whose protein sequence is MPDTDTDQLRDPDQLRDPDQLRDPDQLRGVVAGFLRRHDRTGDRTAFLRARFDAGLAWVHHPVGLGGLGLPWHLQAVVDDEFTRAGAPDNRPRRNSIGLGMAAPTLLRHGTPQQQRRWLRPLWTGEEIWCQLFSEPDAGSDLAAVATGAERSGDGWLVDGQKVWTSLAHRARWAILLARTSSTGRRHAGLTYFVCDMTAPGVQVRPLRQMTGEAEFNEVFLTGVRLPDAMRIGEVGEGWQVARTTLMNERVAIGGRPLAREGGMIGVLADAWRRQPEIRRTGPHQDLLRLWVRAEAARLTALRLRQQLVAGQPGPEGSAVKLSFAELNQLISGLEIEVRGAAGLRHDDWTMRRPEEPDLLGRTATYRYLRARGNSIEGGTSEILRNVIAERVLGLPSEPRVDR, encoded by the coding sequence GTGCCGGACACCGACACCGACCAGCTCCGTGACCCGGACCAGCTCCGTGACCCGGACCAGCTCCGCGACCCGGATCAGCTGCGTGGCGTGGTGGCCGGGTTCCTCCGCCGGCACGACCGGACCGGGGACCGGACCGCCTTCCTGCGGGCCCGGTTCGACGCCGGGCTGGCCTGGGTGCATCATCCCGTCGGCCTCGGCGGGCTGGGCCTGCCCTGGCATCTGCAGGCGGTCGTCGACGACGAGTTCACCCGGGCGGGTGCCCCGGACAACCGCCCACGCCGCAACAGCATCGGCCTCGGGATGGCTGCGCCGACGCTGCTGCGGCACGGTACGCCGCAGCAGCAGCGGCGCTGGTTGCGCCCGCTCTGGACCGGTGAGGAGATCTGGTGCCAGCTGTTCAGCGAGCCCGACGCCGGCTCCGATCTGGCCGCGGTGGCGACCGGCGCCGAGCGGTCCGGCGACGGTTGGCTGGTCGACGGTCAGAAGGTCTGGACGTCGCTCGCCCACCGTGCCCGGTGGGCGATCCTGCTCGCCCGCACCAGCTCCACCGGCCGGCGCCACGCCGGGTTGACCTACTTCGTCTGTGACATGACCGCACCGGGAGTGCAGGTGCGTCCGCTGCGCCAGATGACCGGTGAGGCCGAGTTCAACGAGGTCTTCCTCACCGGGGTCCGGCTGCCCGACGCCATGCGGATCGGTGAGGTCGGCGAGGGCTGGCAGGTCGCCCGTACCACGTTGATGAACGAGCGGGTCGCCATCGGCGGCCGGCCGCTGGCCCGCGAAGGCGGCATGATCGGCGTTCTGGCCGACGCGTGGCGCCGGCAACCGGAGATTCGGCGTACCGGCCCGCACCAGGATCTGCTGCGGCTGTGGGTCCGAGCCGAGGCGGCCCGGCTGACCGCGCTGCGCCTGCGTCAGCAACTGGTCGCGGGGCAGCCCGGACCGGAGGGCTCCGCAGTGAAGCTCAGCTTCGCCGAGCTGAACCAGCTGATCAGCGGCCTGGAGATCGAGGTACGTGGCGCGGCCGGCCTGCGGCACGACGACTGGACGATGCGCCGCCCCGAGGAGCCGGACCTGCTCGGCCGGACCGCCACCTACCGCTACCTGCGGGCCCGCGGCAACTCCATCGAAGGTGGAACCTCGGAGATCCTGCGCAATGTCATCGCCGAGCGGGTGCTCGGCCTGCCGAGCGAACCCCGGGTGGACCGATGA
- a CDS encoding acyl-CoA dehydrogenase family protein gives MTNLLYDETEEALRASVRALCAAVNPTGRVLARLASDEPYDPRLWQRLADELGVVGLAVPEEYGGAGAGLREVAVVLEELGRAVAPVPYLGSAVVATRALLRCGATDLLAPVAAGRTRAVLVVPVSTAPGDDWPTVEVGPAAAPGAGSGAATVSGVVAGVADALPADLLLVPARDGLYAVRASGPGVRISPVVSLDGTRPLGDVDLTAAPAVRLADGSAAVVAVRDGLVAGAAMLASEQVGVAEWCLDSTVRYVRERFQFGRPVGSFQAVKHRLADVWVGIAEARAVARYAADRVAATQPPGPAPVDAETELAAAVAAAHCSAVAVTAAETCVQLHGGIGFTWEHPAHVFLKRAKSNAVMFGTPDRHRAALARLVDLPGPVVA, from the coding sequence ATGACGAATCTGCTCTACGACGAGACCGAGGAGGCGCTGCGGGCGAGTGTCCGCGCGCTGTGCGCGGCGGTCAACCCGACCGGGCGCGTTCTGGCCCGGTTGGCCTCCGACGAGCCGTACGACCCGCGACTCTGGCAGCGGCTCGCCGACGAGCTGGGCGTCGTCGGACTGGCGGTGCCCGAGGAGTACGGCGGTGCCGGCGCCGGTCTTCGGGAGGTCGCCGTGGTTCTGGAGGAGCTGGGCCGGGCCGTGGCGCCGGTGCCCTATCTGGGCAGCGCGGTGGTCGCCACCCGGGCCCTGCTGCGCTGCGGTGCGACCGATCTGCTCGCCCCGGTCGCGGCCGGTCGTACCCGTGCCGTACTGGTGGTGCCGGTGTCCACCGCGCCAGGGGACGACTGGCCGACGGTCGAGGTCGGGCCTGCGGCGGCACCGGGCGCGGGCTCCGGCGCGGCGACCGTTTCTGGCGTGGTGGCCGGTGTCGCCGACGCGCTCCCCGCCGATCTGCTGCTCGTCCCGGCCCGGGACGGGCTCTACGCGGTCCGGGCCTCCGGCCCGGGAGTGCGGATCTCCCCGGTGGTATCGCTGGACGGCACCCGGCCGCTCGGCGACGTCGACCTGACCGCCGCCCCGGCGGTCCGGCTCGCCGACGGTTCGGCAGCAGTCGTGGCGGTACGCGACGGGCTGGTGGCCGGTGCGGCGATGCTCGCGTCGGAGCAGGTGGGGGTCGCCGAGTGGTGTCTGGACAGTACGGTCCGCTACGTCCGCGAGCGGTTCCAGTTCGGTCGCCCGGTCGGCTCGTTCCAGGCGGTCAAGCATCGGCTGGCCGATGTCTGGGTGGGTATCGCCGAGGCCCGGGCGGTGGCCCGGTACGCCGCTGACCGCGTCGCGGCTACGCAGCCACCGGGCCCGGCGCCCGTTGACGCCGAGACGGAGCTGGCGGCGGCCGTCGCCGCGGCGCACTGCTCGGCGGTCGCGGTCACCGCGGCGGAGACCTGCGTGCAGTTGCACGGCGGCATCGGGTTCACCTGGGAGCACCCGGCCCACGTGTTCCTGAAACGGGCCAAGAGCAACGCCGTCATGTTCGGTACGCCCGACCGGCACCGCGCGGCGCTGGCCCGGCTGGTCGACCTGCCCGGCCCGGTCGTGGCCTGA
- a CDS encoding ABC transporter ATP-binding protein has translation MGRGLGLRNVGVRFGGLTALDDVSLDVPPGTVTGVIGPNGAGKTTLFNVVCGFVSPDVGTMTLDGQPFRPRPHRLTRLGIARTLQGTGLFAGLTVLENVMTGANHRARTGFLAALFALPRADRDERRLRAQALNALDRLGVAAHAARLPGTLPFAVRQRVALARALVARPRLLLLDEPAGGLGDEDVRQLADLIRDLPGRAVDPCSVLLVEHHMDLVMSTCDQVVVLDFGRVVATGTAEQVRTAPAVVEAYLGAAVDDPAPTPGPRSAAAPQPPATADGR, from the coding sequence ATGGGACGAGGACTCGGACTGCGAAACGTCGGGGTGCGCTTCGGTGGGCTCACCGCCCTCGACGACGTCTCCCTCGACGTGCCACCCGGCACGGTGACCGGGGTGATCGGCCCGAACGGCGCAGGCAAGACCACTCTGTTCAACGTCGTCTGTGGATTCGTTTCGCCGGACGTCGGCACCATGACCCTGGACGGGCAGCCGTTCCGGCCCCGCCCGCACCGGCTCACCCGACTCGGGATCGCCCGCACCCTGCAGGGCACCGGACTCTTCGCTGGGCTCACCGTCCTGGAGAACGTGATGACCGGGGCCAACCACCGCGCCCGGACCGGCTTCCTCGCCGCCCTGTTCGCCCTGCCCCGGGCCGACCGTGACGAACGGCGGCTGCGTGCTCAGGCGCTCAACGCCCTCGACCGGCTCGGCGTCGCCGCACACGCGGCACGGCTGCCGGGCACCCTGCCGTTCGCGGTCCGCCAGCGGGTGGCACTGGCCCGGGCGCTCGTCGCCCGGCCCCGCCTGCTGCTGCTCGACGAGCCGGCCGGCGGGCTCGGCGACGAGGACGTCAGGCAACTCGCCGACCTGATCCGCGACCTGCCCGGTCGGGCCGTCGACCCCTGCTCGGTGCTGCTCGTCGAGCACCACATGGACCTGGTCATGTCCACCTGCGACCAGGTCGTCGTGCTGGACTTCGGCCGGGTCGTCGCGACCGGCACCGCTGAGCAGGTCCGCACCGCTCCCGCAGTCGTCGAGGCGTACCTCGGCGCGGCGGTCGACGACCCGGCACCCACACCCGGACCCCGCTCCGCAGCGGCACCGCAACCGCCCGCGACAGCGGACGGGCGGTGA
- a CDS encoding ABC transporter ATP-binding protein — MTAEELLTVRDLAAGYGAVPVLRDVDLTIHTGTIVAVVGANGAGKTTLLRTLCGMVPASAGRVVLAGADLRGVPVEEVVRRGMAHVPEGRGVIGELTVHENLRLGGLWRRDRADAARALDEVYQLFEPLARRRRWHGHQLSGGERQMLALGRALVARPRLLLLDEPSLGLAPRVITQIMVLLRRLRDETGLTVLLVEQNVHGALSVADEAVVMSLGRIVVRAPAARLRDDESLRHHYLGF, encoded by the coding sequence GTGACCGCCGAGGAGCTGCTCACCGTCCGGGACCTGGCCGCCGGGTACGGGGCCGTGCCGGTGCTGCGGGACGTCGACCTGACCATCCACACCGGCACCATCGTCGCTGTGGTGGGCGCCAACGGCGCCGGCAAGACGACGCTGCTGCGGACCCTTTGCGGCATGGTCCCGGCGAGCGCGGGACGGGTGGTGCTCGCCGGCGCGGACCTGCGCGGCGTACCGGTCGAGGAGGTGGTACGGCGGGGCATGGCGCACGTGCCGGAAGGGCGTGGGGTGATCGGCGAGCTGACCGTCCACGAGAACCTGCGGCTCGGTGGGCTCTGGCGGCGCGACCGGGCCGACGCGGCCCGTGCCCTCGACGAGGTCTATCAGCTCTTCGAACCGCTGGCCCGGCGGCGCCGATGGCACGGCCACCAGCTCTCCGGCGGGGAGCGGCAGATGCTCGCCCTCGGTCGGGCGCTCGTCGCCCGTCCCCGGCTGCTGCTGCTCGACGAACCGTCACTCGGCCTGGCGCCCCGGGTGATCACCCAGATCATGGTGCTGCTCCGGCGGCTGCGGGACGAGACCGGACTGACCGTCCTGCTCGTCGAGCAGAACGTCCACGGCGCACTCTCCGTCGCCGATGAGGCGGTGGTCATGTCCCTGGGCCGGATCGTCGTGCGGGCTCCCGCCGCCCGACTGCGCGACGACGAATCGCTGCGCCACCACTATCTCGGCTTCTGA
- a CDS encoding branched-chain amino acid ABC transporter permease, whose amino-acid sequence MDRFLFLTLDGLSRGAVYAAFALALVLIWRAARAVNFAQGAMAAATAYVGYGVAAATGSYWIGFLTAIAAGLLLGAAVERIVMRHVGHASPLSPVIVALGLVLVIQAGLGIVYGNEFRPAPTPLSRSAVTVGGLRLLSPYDLFVFGAVGVVVVALAWIFARTAVGLRMRAAAFAPDVARLLGVRVGGMLTLGWALASAVGALAAMLVVPTELGLHPNAMDLVFVSAFTAAVVGGLESPPGAVVGGLAVGLALSYVGGYAGSDVTPLAVLTLLLAVLLIRPGGLFATATARQV is encoded by the coding sequence TTGGACCGCTTCCTCTTCCTCACCCTCGACGGGCTGTCGCGAGGCGCGGTCTACGCCGCGTTCGCGCTGGCCCTCGTCCTGATCTGGCGGGCCGCCCGGGCGGTCAACTTCGCCCAGGGCGCGATGGCCGCCGCCACCGCGTACGTCGGCTACGGCGTCGCCGCCGCGACCGGCTCGTACTGGATCGGCTTCCTGACCGCGATCGCCGCCGGTCTGCTGCTCGGCGCCGCCGTCGAGCGGATCGTCATGCGCCACGTCGGGCACGCCTCCCCGCTCAGCCCGGTGATCGTGGCGCTCGGGCTGGTCCTGGTCATCCAGGCCGGGCTGGGCATCGTGTACGGCAACGAGTTCCGTCCGGCGCCGACGCCGCTGTCCCGCTCCGCCGTCACGGTCGGTGGGCTGCGCCTGCTCTCCCCGTACGACCTGTTCGTCTTCGGCGCCGTCGGGGTCGTCGTGGTCGCGCTGGCGTGGATCTTCGCCCGGACCGCCGTCGGCCTGCGGATGCGGGCGGCGGCCTTCGCCCCGGACGTCGCCCGGTTGCTCGGGGTACGGGTCGGCGGGATGCTCACCCTCGGCTGGGCACTCGCGTCGGCCGTCGGGGCGCTCGCCGCGATGCTGGTCGTCCCCACCGAGCTCGGCCTGCACCCGAACGCGATGGACCTGGTCTTCGTCTCGGCGTTCACTGCGGCCGTGGTCGGTGGCCTGGAAAGCCCACCCGGAGCGGTGGTCGGTGGCCTCGCCGTCGGTCTGGCCCTGTCCTACGTGGGCGGCTACGCGGGCAGCGACGTCACCCCGCTCGCCGTCCTGACACTGCTGCTGGCGGTGCTGCTGATCCGACCGGGCGGACTGTTCGCCACGGCGACGGCGAGGCAGGTGTGA
- a CDS encoding branched-chain amino acid ABC transporter permease — MSAYTLPRHLGLLAVGVLAVLASSYLLEPYRLFQAATVAAFLCATAGLTVLTGLNGQLSLGHGALMAVGAYSLALSQRALAERGLTGGGALPISLLAAVLVTTALGAVIGVAAARIRGPYLAGVTLTVAIAVPALTVTFSGVFNGEQGLAVPLAPPPAVLGPYFPYERWQLWLVAAVTLLALLLLTNLVRSRYGRLLRAVRDDEVAAGLAGLPVAGIRVLAFVVSAAAAGLGGALLALLTQNVSPGAFSLALSLSLLTAVVVGGLGRLAGAAWGALLLVALPELTHSLAEALPLTPALAHRMEGNLPLAIFGLTLVLVVIVAPGGVQGHLSRLAQAAWTRLPHRAAPPTT, encoded by the coding sequence GTGAGCGCCTACACGCTGCCCCGTCACCTCGGCCTGCTCGCCGTCGGCGTGCTGGCGGTGCTGGCGTCGAGCTACCTGCTGGAGCCGTACCGGCTGTTCCAGGCCGCGACCGTGGCTGCCTTCCTCTGCGCCACCGCCGGCCTGACCGTCCTCACCGGCCTGAACGGGCAGCTCTCCCTCGGCCACGGTGCGCTGATGGCGGTCGGCGCCTACAGCCTGGCGCTCAGCCAGCGTGCCCTCGCCGAGCGCGGCCTGACCGGCGGCGGCGCGCTGCCGATCTCGCTGCTGGCGGCGGTGCTGGTCACCACCGCCCTCGGCGCGGTGATCGGGGTGGCGGCCGCCCGCATCCGGGGTCCCTACCTGGCGGGCGTCACGCTCACCGTGGCGATCGCGGTGCCCGCGCTGACGGTCACCTTCAGTGGGGTCTTCAACGGCGAGCAGGGGCTCGCGGTGCCGCTCGCGCCACCGCCGGCCGTCCTCGGGCCGTACTTCCCGTACGAGCGGTGGCAGCTCTGGCTGGTGGCGGCGGTGACCCTGCTCGCGTTGCTGCTGCTGACGAACCTGGTCCGGAGCCGGTACGGCCGGCTGCTGCGCGCGGTCCGCGACGACGAGGTCGCCGCCGGTTTGGCCGGCCTGCCGGTTGCCGGCATCCGGGTGCTCGCCTTCGTGGTCAGCGCCGCCGCCGCCGGACTGGGCGGGGCGCTGCTCGCGTTGCTGACCCAGAACGTCTCCCCGGGAGCGTTCTCGCTGGCCCTGTCGCTCTCGCTGCTGACGGCGGTGGTGGTCGGTGGGCTCGGCCGGCTCGCCGGAGCAGCCTGGGGCGCGCTGCTGCTGGTGGCGTTGCCGGAGCTGACCCACAGCCTCGCCGAGGCGCTGCCGTTGACACCGGCGCTGGCGCACCGGATGGAGGGCAACCTGCCGTTGGCGATCTTCGGGCTCACCCTCGTCCTCGTCGTGATCGTCGCACCCGGTGGGGTGCAGGGACACCTGTCCCGGCTGGCCCAAGCCGCGTGGACCCGGCTGCCGCATCGGGCGGCACCACCGACCACCTGA